In Haliotis asinina isolate JCU_RB_2024 chromosome 16, JCU_Hal_asi_v2, whole genome shotgun sequence, the following are encoded in one genomic region:
- the LOC137268015 gene encoding activated Cdc42 kinase-like isoform X9, whose protein sequence is MNFIKRAIMRGSEGPGRSLSPSPPEHRISRPTSVIRPPGKQIIPQESIAVNKTLGEGEFGVVQQGVWTTEDGDKVQVAIKCLSKDRLQNGTQEFLKEASVQQSIDNENIVRLYGVVIDKDNALMLVTELAPMRSLLECLKETSLRLDFPIPRLCDFAQQICDGMSYLESKRLIHRDLAARNILVFSKNKVKISDFGLSRALGVGKDYYQSNFSINLKLPIAWCAPECINYLKFTSYSDVWAYGVTLWELFTYGFQPWAGMSGQQDPAKAILEAIDQPNNQRLEKPDLCPVEYYDLMMKCWEHEPEERTTFSQIFLKLPQIRPVQVKAVKDYPQVTLEKDHLYYKSYDVIITLDKKPSDAPSIGLWKGALNNGKSGYFDPTNTVPFIEPKTSPISLPKTNLTRKESNRKSSRKLRLDMISGPQNDLRHTGHIGYDGAVFGDVGFIGEAYDKLPARGKSGDESVRSSMTSIDHRDSPDREGYRGTNGYGHSWMSSESLDSHPGEDRQYQDIDDDGILGDFKIPDLTSSLDLGPSFMDEVLRALDEKEKKLEGSSTEPSPSNGGSKLDDLTLNDFDRSRSVSPGGEGRPPPLPMSPPRVEPRRSDSRSEPKKQAKVKPMSASDEKMMESAIALANEFASQNQKRDSQSPPTSPTTKTEKKRTESESSSDSPNLMSKLKKISIKRSPKQERKRTFSDDMNNRGDLDGELPPEAQEAYNMLVVRGTCKDNDESSDNSRQSPERASPASDAVFSSSSEIQLSQPKPSPTASSVNVRPPLPVTEPRPPPPKPTPRPRIDPKKSEIPVPRPRPEVVQRVEPTQINRVEPTPRIGVSMSVDVPDAKTETKTESSIPHSVQRQQSLPEPKSREREELKKTIEIVRVDSPRKEEKVEVSASSSEDLPSKSDSETKEAPKSFFDEDFSEPSPREIMSKLREKRVTRSLDHQRGMSGEGEAPPTRSLREPQGIPGKGPSAPSTPAEEEEVDTNPLRMLRGGAIPIRTGRGAPGRRIAKR, encoded by the exons GCAATAATGAGGGGATCCGAGGGCCCTGGCCGTTCCCTCAGCCCCTCCCCACCAGAACACAGAATCTCCCGCCCTACCTCTGTCATACGCCCCCCAGGGAAACAGATCATACCCCAGGAGTCAATAGCAGTCAACAAAACCTTGGGGGAGGGGGAGTTTGGTGTTGTGCAGCAGGGCGTGTGGACCACAGAAGATGGAGATAAG GTGCAAGTTGCAATCAAGTGTCTCAGCAAAGACAGACTTCAAAATGGAACTCAGgaatttttaaaagaagcttCTGTTCAGCAGAGtatagacaatgaaaacattgtTCGACTTTATGGTGTTGTTATTGACAAGGACAATGCCCTAATGTTG GTAACAGAGTTAGCACCAATGAGATCCCTGCTGGAATGTTTGAAGGAAACATCTTTAAGATTGGACTTTCCCATTCCCCGATTGTGTGATTTTGCTCAACAAATATGTGATGGAATGTCTTATCTTGAGTCGAAGCGATTAATACACAGAGACCTGGCAGCCAGGAATATTCTAGTGTTCAGTAAGAATAAG gTTAAAATAAGTGACTTTGGGCTTTCCCGTGCTCTGGGTGTTGGGAAAGATTACTATCAGAGCAATTTCAGTATAAATCTCAAGTTGCCAATAGCATG GTGTGCTCCTGAGTGTATCAACTACCTGAAGTTCACCTCTTACAGTGACGTCTGGGCATACGGAGTGACTTTGTGGGAGTTGTTCACGTATGGCTTCCAGCCTTGGGCAGGCATGAGTGGACAACAG GACCCCGCTAAGGCT ATTCTGGAAGCCATTGACCAGCCCAACAATCAGCGTCTGGAGAAGCCAGACCTGTGTCCAGTGGAGTATTATGATCTGATGATGAAGTGCTGGGAGCATGAACCGGAGGAGAGGACAACATTCAGTCAGATCTTCCTCAAGTTGCCACag ATCCGCCCAGTTCAAGTGAAGGCCGTCAAGGACTACCCCCAGGTCACACTGGAGAAGGACCACCTCTATTACAAGTCTTATGATGTCATTATCACACTGGATAAGAA GCCTTCAGATGCACCCAGTATTGGGTTGTGGAAGGGAGCTCTCAACAATGGTAAAAGTGGTTACTTTGATCCAACAAACACCGTGCCCTTCATTGAACCCAAGACAAGCCCCATCTCACTACCAAAGACGAACCTCACACGAAAGG AGTCCAACAGGAAGTCCAGTCGCAAGCTGAGGCTTGACATGATCAGTGGCCCACAAAACGACCTGAGACACACGGGGCATATCGGCTATGATGGAGCTGTGTTTGGAGATGTTGGCTTTATAGGGGAGGCTTACGACAAACTGCCTGCACGAG GCAAATCAGGTGATGAGAGTGTGCGGTCATCTATGACGTCAATCGATCATCGGGACAGTCCTGACAGGGAAGGTTACAGGGGAACCAATGGCTATGGACATTCGTG GATGAGCTCCGAATCTCTAGATAGTCACCCTGGGGAAGACAGACAGTATCAGGATATTGATGACGATGGTATTCTTGGTGACTTCAAGATTCCTGATCTCACA AGCTCCCTGGATCTGGGTCCATCCTTCATGGATGAAGTGCTCCGGGCTCTAGATGAGAAGGAGAAGAAGCTGGAAGGGAGTTCCACAGAGCCATCGCCTAGCAATGGAGGTAGCAAACTGGACGATCTAACGCTTAACGACTTTGATCGGAGTCGATCAGTGTCTCCAGGTGGCGAGGGAAGACCTCCTCCATTACCGATGTCTCCACCTCGAGTG GAACCTCGGCGCTCTGATAGTCGTTCTGAGCCTAAAAAACAAGCCAAGGTGAAACCAATGTCAGCTTCAGATGAAAAAATGATGGAATCAGCCATCGCACTTGCAAACGAATTTGCTTCTCAGAATCAGAAGAGGGACAGTCAGAGTCCGCCAACATCCCCAACAACTAAGACAGAAAAGAAACGCACAGAATCTGAGAGTAGTAGTGACTCTCCAAATCTCATGTCTAAGTTGAAAAAGATTTCGATTAAACGTAGTCCTAAACAAGAACGCAAAAGGACgttttctgatgacatgaaCAATAGGGGTGACTTAGATGGCGAACTCCCACCAGAGGCTCAAGAAGCCTATAATATGTTGGTAGTTCGTGGAACATGCAAAGATAATGATGAAAGCTCTGACAATAGTCGCCAGTCGCCTGAGAGAGCATCACCAGCAAGTGATGCTGTGTTTTCTAGTTCCTCAGAGATCCAATTAAGTCAACCTAAGCCTTCTCCAACTGCGTCTTCTGTAAACGTACGACCCCCTCTTCCAGTCACAGAACCCAGACCCCCTCCACCTAAACCTACCCCAAGACCACGAATTGATCCAAAAAAGTCTGAAATCCCTGTTCCTCGACCTCGACCTGAGGTTGTTCAGAGAGTAGAACCAACACAAATAAACCGAGTGGAACCCACTCCTAGAATCGGGGTCTCCATGTCTGTTGACGTCCCCGATGCAaagactgaaacgaagacagaAAGCAGTATTCCTCATTCTGTGCAGAGGCAACAAAGTTTACCTGAACCAAAAAGTCGGGAGAGAGAGgaactgaaaaaaacaattGAAATCGTGCGTGTTGATTCGCCTCGGAAGGAGGAGAAAGTTGAGGTTAGTGCAAGCAGTTCAGAGGACTTGCCATCGAAATCGGACAGTGAAACAAAAGAAGCACCAAAGTCTTTCTTCGATGAGGATTTCAGTGAACCGTCTCCAAGGGAAATTATGTCCAAGTTGCGTGAAAAGCGAGTGACCAGATCATTGGATCACCAGCGAGGAATGTCAGGAGAAGGTGAAGCACCTCCAACACGGAGTCTGCGGGAACCTCAAGGAATTCCTGGAAAAGGACCATCAGCACCAAGCACTCCAGCAGAAGAAGAGGAAGTTGATACAAATCCATTACGCATGCTTAGAGGAGGTGCGATACCAATTCGCACAGGACGTGGTGCCCCAG GGAGAAGAATTGCGAAGAGATAG